CGTCCGGGGCCGTTCACCAAACAGGTGACAATTCTATCCAACGACGAGGCCCGGCCAAAGGTGGACGCGCTGATAACCGGCGAGGTTGTAAGAGCCCCGGCCCCCAGGGTAACGCTGGAGCCTTCGCTTGTCCGGCTAAACAAAGCGCCGCCGGAAAGCGTGGTGGAAGCCTGGTTCAACGTGCGAAACGACGGTTCGAAGGAACTGGTGGTGACAGGGGTTTATCTTAAGAAAGGGGTTTACGCTGTTGGAGCGCCGGTGCGGGAAAAAGCTCCAGTGGAGGCGTTCACGCTGGCTCCTGGCGGGCAGAAACCCATAATGTTACCGGTTAAAACCCCGGCCAAGGGCTTTATCCGGCTGGAGTATCAGGTTGAAACCAACGACCCCCGGATTCCAATGGCCACTTTGATCATTACCGGCGAGGTGGAAACGCCAAAGAAGTGAGCCGCGTCTTGCGGGTAAAAAAGGTTATTTCACAGGCCCCATGGCAACTCTTGGCGGTTATGCTATAATTTCCCTTCCTCAAAGGAAATGCGGGTGTAGCTCAGTTGGTAGAGCATCAGCTTCCCAAGCTGAGGGTCGCGGGTTCGAGCCCCGTCGCCCGCTCCAAAAATAAATCCCTTACAGTAATTCAGATTCCCAAATAGTTGTCGCAATCACCATTTGCCGTTTCCCCCAGGTTGCTAACCTCAATCTCGCTTCCCCGGGTCGCGTATTTCAGTCTCGCTTCCCCGAGGTCACCGTTTAACCGCGTCCCCGAGGTCGCTGACCTCGGTCTTTAAGAAATCCGTGGTCGGGCGACCACGGGGAAGCATTGGGCGACGTTGGCATCCGCGCCTGGGCCGGTTCGGTGATGTGAATGGATTACTTCGCTATTTATCCGAACGATTTGAACTACGACCCGGCCACTTTTAGCGGGTGATGTGGTGAATGTCAGGGCGAGCGAGTTATGGCGAGCTTGCCGAGCCACGAACCATGACATTCCCTCTGTCCGAGGTGGAAAACATCTCGCGGAGCGCCATTTGTCATCCCGGCCAAGCGTAGCGCGAGCCGGGATCAGAGACTCAACGGGGAATAGACGATGCCCCGATGCCTGGTCAAGCCCGGCATGACAATGTTCCCACTATTGGGGATATTCTTACCGCTTCACCGTGGTCGCCCGACCACGGATTCCTGTCGCTACTGTCGTTGTTTAAAGATGACCGGGGTCAGGCGACCCCGGTGAAGCGCAAAGAGGACATGGGGTCAGGTCTTGAAACTTGATATTTTTTCATCCAGTCAACGTTATTCAACCATATCTTTAATAACGTTATTAGCCTAATAAACCTTGCGGATTCAATCCCTCTCCACCTTTAGTTTCAAAAAGTGGGTGGCGCAGGAGATGCACGGGTCGTAATTCCTTATGGCCTGTTCCAACTGCCAGGTAAGCTTGTCTTCCGGCAGGTCCAGATATTTTGAGGTGTAGTCCGCCAAGTCCTGCTCGATTATCCGCTGGTTCTGGGAGGTGGGGGGCACTATCTTGGCCTCTTGTATTATTCCCTTATCGTCCAGCCTGTAACGGTGCCAGCAGATTCCCCGGGGCGCTTCGGAACAGCCGCAACCGGATCCGGCTTTGGGGATCAGCTCCACATGCGGTTTGGCGGGGCGCTCGTAATTTTCTATTATGCGAATGGCCTCCTCCACGGCGAACAGGGTTTCCACAGCCCTCACAACAATGCTCTTGAACGGATTGTGCACCGTTTCGCCCAGCCCAGCCTGCCTTGCCGCATCCTGCGCAACTTGCGGTAGCCTGTCGAAATTCAGGTTGTACCGGGCCATAGGGCCAACAAAATATGCCCCGCGCCCCTTGATGAACGAACGGAGCGCGTTGGAATGGGCCACGTGCTCCTCCTCGAAATGGTTCTCGTATTCGTTCAGGGCTATGTCTATCCCCTTGCTGGAGACCAGCCGCCCCTCGTTGAACGGATATTCGTCCGGATGCCGCATGCTCACATACTCGTATTCCCGCTCGAACTCCGGAAAGTTCAGCGACCCGGTGAACTTCACCGTTTGAACAGCCCCGTCCCGCGCCCATTTCAGCTTCTCCAGCAGAGGCTCCAACTCTTTTCGTTCGGGGACGCGGTAGAACCCGCCCACCCGCACGTTTACAGGATGGATCTCCCGCCCGCCAAGGGTTTGCACAATCTCGTTGCCAACCTTTTTCAGTTTCAGCGCCAGCTCCACCGCATCCCGATGGTCTTTGGCCATGTGGATGGCGCTCTGGTATCCAAGGAAATCCGGCAGGTGAAGCATGTATATGTGCAGGATGTGGCTTTCTATCCACTCGCCGCAATAGATTAGCCGCCGCAACGCCCGCAATTGACCCTCCACCTTCACCCCCAGGGCCGACTCCATGGCATGGACGGAACTCATCTGGTATGCGATGGGGCATATGCCGCAGATTCTGGCCGTGATGTCCGGCGCGTCGGTGAAAGCCCTGCCGCGCAGAAACGCCTCGAAAAACCGGGGCGGCTCGTATATGGTAAGCTTCACGCTGGCCACCTTGCCGCCGGTGACCTTTACATACATGGCGCCCTCCCCCTCCACCCGGGCCAGGGCGTCCACCTTAATCTTCATGGCTTTTTCTTTCATGGGCCTCACTCTCCTTGCGGAAAGCCTCGGAATTCGCGTTGAACCCGCGATAGGCGCGGATTATCCCGTCATCGTCCATCCCAAGGGTTTTCCACTGCCCGCTAACCGACGCCGTGTTGGGCGTTTCCATGGGGCCGAAACATCCGTAACAGCCCCGGTTGAACGACGGGCATAAAACCCCGCATCCGGTTTGCGTAACCGGCCCCATGCAGGGCGTGCCATGCCCCGCCATGACGCAAACATAGTTCTTTCGTTTGCAGTCCACGCACAGGCTGTATGTGGGTATGTTGGGCCGTCTGCCGAACAGGTATGCGCTTATGGTCTCCACCAGCTGGGTCTTGCTTATGGGGCATCCGCGTAATTCAAAATCCACCGGCACATGGTCGGCGATGGCCGTTGAGCGGGAAAGGGTGGAGATATAATCCGGCCGGGCGTACACGATGTTGGTGTACTCCTTCACGTTGGCGAAGTTCCGCAACGCCTGGATGCCCCCCGCCGTGGCGCAGGCGCCGATGGTCACTAAAAACTTCGACTGGCGGCGAACCTTGTGGATGCGTTCCTCATCGTGGGGGGTGGTTATGGAGCCTTCCACCAGAGCCAGGTCGTAAGGGCCTTTGATCACCTCGCGGGAGGCTTCAAGGAAATTGGCTATGTCTATGGCCCCGGCCACTGCCAGAAGCTCGTCCTCGCAATCCAGCAATGACAGCTGGCACCCGTCGCAGGAGGCGAACTTGAACACCCCCAGTTTTTTCTTCGCGGTTCTGGCCATGGCTCACACCTCCCGTTTTGTAAATATGTGGGAGACTTCCGAGTACCGGAACACAGGGCCGTTCTTGCAAACAAAATGGGGGCCGAACTGGCAGAACCCGCAAAGCCCCACGCCGCACCGCATGCTCCGCTCCATGCTCACCATTATGTTCCCGGCGGCCACCTGGCGCCGCGCAAGCTCCATCACGGTGTAACGCATCATTATTTCCGGCCCGCAAACAAAAGCCATGGTGTGCAGGGGGTCGAACCGCGCCTTGCCGATAAGCCTCGTCACCACCCCCACTTCCCCTTTCCAGCCATTACCGCCCCGGTCCACCGTCACTAATACATCCATGCCGGAGCGCCATTGCTCAAGCTCCTTCGTATAGAG
This DNA window, taken from Nitrospinota bacterium, encodes the following:
- a CDS encoding DUF1573 domain-containing protein — protein: MSDLLDCINTKKAVLVCAMAAFLFSATGAAPSAFAGPSIKVTPAKHDLGKINEGDKVSRRFTITNEGNETLVVKDVIPSCGCTTSQIDSKNIGPGESSGVTIVFDSALRPGPFTKQVTILSNDEARPKVDALITGEVVRAPAPRVTLEPSLVRLNKAPPESVVEAWFNVRNDGSKELVVTGVYLKKGVYAVGAPVREKAPVEAFTLAPGGQKPIMLPVKTPAKGFIRLEYQVETNDPRIPMATLIITGEVETPKK
- a CDS encoding Ni/Fe hydrogenase subunit alpha, whose amino-acid sequence is MKEKAMKIKVDALARVEGEGAMYVKVTGGKVASVKLTIYEPPRFFEAFLRGRAFTDAPDITARICGICPIAYQMSSVHAMESALGVKVEGQLRALRRLIYCGEWIESHILHIYMLHLPDFLGYQSAIHMAKDHRDAVELALKLKKVGNEIVQTLGGREIHPVNVRVGGFYRVPERKELEPLLEKLKWARDGAVQTVKFTGSLNFPEFEREYEYVSMRHPDEYPFNEGRLVSSKGIDIALNEYENHFEEEHVAHSNALRSFIKGRGAYFVGPMARYNLNFDRLPQVAQDAARQAGLGETVHNPFKSIVVRAVETLFAVEEAIRIIENYERPAKPHVELIPKAGSGCGCSEAPRGICWHRYRLDDKGIIQEAKIVPPTSQNQRIIEQDLADYTSKYLDLPEDKLTWQLEQAIRNYDPCISCATHFLKLKVERD
- a CDS encoding oxidoreductase, producing MARTAKKKLGVFKFASCDGCQLSLLDCEDELLAVAGAIDIANFLEASREVIKGPYDLALVEGSITTPHDEERIHKVRRQSKFLVTIGACATAGGIQALRNFANVKEYTNIVYARPDYISTLSRSTAIADHVPVDFELRGCPISKTQLVETISAYLFGRRPNIPTYSLCVDCKRKNYVCVMAGHGTPCMGPVTQTGCGVLCPSFNRGCYGCFGPMETPNTASVSGQWKTLGMDDDGIIRAYRGFNANSEAFRKESEAHERKSHED